tggtatattcactactaataagaaacactgctgtactttCCAATGGTACATACATGGTAATTACTttgtacatatatacacacacacacacacacgcacattaACTAACTGGTATATTCACTAGTAAGTTGATACTAAGTACATGGAATTAGgactataaaataaagtgcatacttgtacataaacattacataggaattaccGGCTCTTACCAGTGGCCAGTTTAAActgcttagactagtcttaaaacTAAAGTcatctatttttttcttcaagactgGTACTAACTTTGTaaagtcagttacataaaaaggtagatcAGTCTAATCAgaaaagtaagactgattaGCCCTAATTAACTGCTAGTTGGTCAAACTAGATCTTAAGTCATAGTCTTAACATAGAGGCTAAGTTTATGCAACCGGCCACAGGTGTAACTTACACGTTAACTAACTGGTATATTCACTAGTACGATCatagtaagtacatggaaataggaccataaaataaagtacacccttgtacataaacattacataggaatGACCAGCTCTTTAACCTTtgtaataataagcttaagcatATTAACTAGTaaggactgtaaaataagatGCACTGTTGTGGAGAGCAATTTAGCATTAACAGTtcataaaacacaacataaatacatacatagtGCAGCAAAACAATTACTTTATTTCttgataattttgttttttaaatggcatCAGTGAGAAAACACTATTTGGTAAGCCTCTGTTTTGTACTGTTGTTAACATGCACACACAGTAAGTAAGTGTCTGTtatgtgtgttcacacttgtctGTAAGTACAACATAGTTACCATGTATATACCACTAGGAAGTACAGTAATAGGTCTTACTAGTTACCACACACataagtgcctgttattacccacacTTGTCCATAAGTACAACATAGTTACTGTGTATATAccattagtaagtacagtaatgtgtctgttGGTTACCATATACGGACACGATAAgtaagtgcctgttattacccaacaCTTGTCTATATGTACAAAGTATGTACCATGTTTGTACCAATGGaaagtacagcagtgtttcttattagtttccatgtacatacatgtcaggtaagtaccttgtgttaccactcttttacctgtacgtacaacataattactatatatgtaccaggaaaatacacgtactgtaaaatttttactgtattagtTTTTCGCACACAAATATATCATGACTAATGTAAATGAATTAAGCATGGGAATCAGCATCCAgtaatattctttaaaaaaattttttttttttgtgtttcaaagataaaACGGTGTACATTATACAACATGAGGTTGAATAAAGTTTCCGTTTTCATAAACACATTTGTGTCTGTGGAGTGTGGTCTGTTCCTGTAAGTGTGAAGATGTGCAAAAGTATTTAAATTCTGTTTTATATGCAGTAATCCACACCTCTACCTAACTGCCTCTTCCTGTGCTATACAAAATGTGGATACGTATTTATAAGAATAAGTATTTGCAttgcaaataattaaataaataaataagtagctTATCATTCACTATGatttaaacagaaaaacaacCATAAAAAGTCAACTGTGTTTACCTCGTTTTATCTTGTCATATTCATTCTTGCCCTTCTTCTTGTTCTTCTTATGTTTcttgcttttgtttttcttggttttccttttctttgtttttctttgagtctcttcagaactTGAACTTGAAGAGGAATCATCAGATGATTCTTCTGTGACCGATGACTCCACATCAGTTGATGTGTTCCCATCACTAGTTAGGTCATCAGCACCACTTTCTCCATGTGCCACTGAAGTACTAGGAATCAGATCTGAATGaagaaatataacaaatattgcATCAAAATCAATACAAAGGCAATATACATTTTCATGATACATACAATGAATTTCTGGTGTACTATCTGAAACAGTgctcaaaatacattttacacatCTAAAATATATATCTATACAATCTAATATATTCTatgtatataataatgtataGATTATACAATTAATGTGTTGAGCTGTTACTTTGCTGTGCTGAAAGCTCCACAACTTGCTGCCGAAGCTCGCTGTTCAAGGCTTCCAACTCATTCACTTTATTTTGTAATACTTCTGCCTTGTTCTGCCACATCAGTATTTCTTGCTTTATTGGCTTCATTGTATTCACTGGagctaaaacaacaacaaaaacactgtGACCCTTTTCACTGTTGTAAACAGTGATTACACATTTATGTAGTTTAGTTATATACAGAGTTAGCAGCACTATTATACACAAGCAACAGatcatacaaatatataaagacatAACAGATTTCCTATATATTGAAGGGCACAAATAAACTAAAGAAACCAGTGTGAAGTTAGGTGTAAGAAAACTGCTATATAATTATTTGTCAAATGACTTACCTTCACATTCATCCTCTACATTTTCTGCGTTGCGTTTTTTGCGGGTGTTGTAATGTGACAtctaataatcaaataaataaaataattaattaataaattatgttaCATGCAGAAGCATGCATACCATAAATTATTTCAGTGGGTGGCAAAATTTTCAAGGTAAGACCATAGGCCAGTTGCAAAGACAGTCTGGTAACACTTttcaataaggttcattaattaacattagttaactagattagttaacatgaattaataatgaactgcacttc
The nucleotide sequence above comes from Chanodichthys erythropterus isolate Z2021 chromosome 7, ASM2448905v1, whole genome shotgun sequence. Encoded proteins:
- the LOC137022630 gene encoding coiled-coil domain-containing protein 106-like, encoding MSHYNTRKKRNAENVEDECEAPVNTMKPIKQEILMWQNKAEVLQNKVNELEALNSELRQQVVELSAQQNLIPSTSVAHGESGADDLTSDGNTSTDVESSVTEESSDDSSSSSSSEETQRKTKKRKTKKNKSKKHKKNKKKGKNEYDKIKRANNVRDVIRRYKRLLKLTKRGATMTKAFRKEGVSRNAVAQLAPIAELYFADRVQFNSISFTPGKLAEFAERCREHIVGDVKKKVLSMKIKGSLLPFCLNK